Below is a window of Spelaeicoccus albus DNA.
CGTGACAAGCCAATTCGAGCAGCATTTGCGCGCCGTCCTCGATCTTCCCTTGGGGGATCCGGGCACGCGCGGCGGCTTTTCCGTCATGGCGAACGTGCTTGGCGGTGAGTACGACGATCTGTACCGCCCGTACCTGCACGTGATGGCGCGCGACCCGCGGCTGAAAGTGCATATGTACGGCAAATCGGTGAGGCCGGGCCGCAAGGTCGGGCACGTCACAGTGGTGGGGGAGCAACTCGACGATCTGCGTGCGCGTGCCCGGCATGCGGCGGATTTCTTCACCGGCACGATTACCGAGTAATCTGAACCGGCAACGCCCGGCCGCGTCACGCGGCTCCGCGACCCGAGGAGAAATAACGATGGCGAGCAAGAACCCGGTAGTGGGCATTGTGATGGGGTCGGATTCCGACTGGCCGGTGATGGAAGCCGCAGCGGAGATCTTGACCGAACTGGACGTGTCCTGGGAAGCCAAAGTCGTGTCGGCCCACCGTATGCCGTCCGAGATGCTCGAGTACGGCCACCGTGCCAGCGCGCACGGGCTCCAGGTCATCATTGCCGGGGCAGGGGGAGCGGCGCATCTTCCGGGAATGCTTGCCGCGACGACGCCGCTTCCCGTCATCGGGGTCCCGGTGGCGCTGAAGAATTTGGACGGACTCGATTCGCTGCTGTCCATCGTGCAAATGCCGGCCGGAGTTCCGGTCGCGACGGTGTCGATCGACGGCGCGCGCAATGCCGGACTGTTGGCCGCGCGCATTCTGGGGTCGGCTCAGGACGACGATTCGCTCAGCATGCGCCGCAAACTCGTGCACTATCAGTCCGAAATGAATCAACTGGCCAAGTCGAAGGGCGAACAGCTGCGCAGGACGATCGCCGAGCGTTGACGAGCGTCCCGGACGGCGGCCGCCTGCTCAAAGAACCGACTCGGGGACGCGGCTAGAAGAACCCGAGACGGCGCCGTTCAATCGATGGACACGTATCCATGACGACGTCCAGACCCGCCTCACGCGCTCGATCGGCAGCCGCTTCGTCGACGACGTCGAGCTGCATCCAGACGGCCTTGGCGCCCCGAGCAATAGCAGCGTCGACGACGGCGCCGGCATGGCTGGAATTGACGAACACGTCGACGACGTCAATCGATCCGGGAGCGTCGTCCAGCGTTGCGTACCCCGGGGCTCCGTGTACGGTCTCGGCCGACGGATGGATCGGGACGATCGTGTGCCCGAGCTGTTGCAGCAGCTTCGAGACGCGGAACGCCGCGCGATCCTCGTTGTTCGACAGCCCCACGACCGCCCAGGTGCCGGGAGTCGTCAAAAGCGTCCGAATGACGGTCTCGTCATTTTCATACGTCATAACCCCAGTCTGCCAGCCGGCGGGCCGTCAGCGCCTGCAATCGGGGCCATTCGGATCCTCCTGACAGGTATGGCCGACTCGGTATCGGTGATATCTGTAGACGTCGAGCGGCGTGGCGGCGCCGGTTACCGCGGCTTGCCCGGCGATCGGCAGCCACGCACCGCCGGCCACCGAATATTGGCCCGTATAGTGGGTCGTCAACACGACCCGGACTTTCCCCGACCGGGTGTACACGTGCGAAATCGACGGCGAGTCTCCGGGCGAGATTTTCGCCCCCGTGTTCGTTGTCGTCAGCGTGTGTCCGTCGCCGAAGTCCCAACTGAACGACACCGGTCGTGCGCGCACCCGCACCGGGAAGCCGAGGATCGTCAGATTGACGGTTGTCGTCCGCGCATTCGTGTACATGTTCGTTGGGTACCCGGTCACCGTCCAGCCGTCCGGCTGAACTTTTGCCCGCGGTGCCGGCAGGTCGAACTTCCGAAAGTCCGATTCGGAGACCACCGGCATTGTCGGCGGCGGGGTTGCGGTCCGGACGACGGACGGCGTCCCGTTGCTGCCTTCCGGCGGGAGGCACAGATATGAGGGGAGACTGCCGGGGTTGCCGTCCGACGGCGATACGAGGGCATTCAAATAGCAGTCGTAATCGTGCGACCAGTATCCGCTGTCCGAACTGCACGCGACTTTCTTCCCGCCGTGCGTGCAGCCCGATGTCTTGGGCGACGAACTGCGTGGCGCCGAGCCATCCGGGGTCGATCCGTGCGGCGCGCGGTCGCGTGAACCGCCGTTATGCCGCGGGGCGGGGCGGTGGTGTCGTAAGCGAATGTCGCATCGATTCGCATAACGGTTATTGATCGCACAGTTTCCACTTCGATAAGTGGTTTGTAAGGCCGGTAGCGGATGCGCAAGAGTCATCGTTGAAATCAGAATGGCGGCGAAAACGTGTCTCAACATGTGCCGGCCTTTTGCTGCACGTTGCTGACCAGTAATTTCTGGTCGCCGGTTGTACCGGTAATCGAATAAATGGATGGCCACCGATTTTTTGCGTGTTTGGCGTTTGTCGGAGTTCCATCGGCCTCAATGACCGTCGTCGCAGATTGGTCGACGCAGGCATAGAGGCGAACTAGTGTTCGTGCCTCTTCGCTTGACCCGACTTGAACCTTGACGATCTTCAAGGAGTGGTAGTCAGAGTGTCCCTTGACATGTTCGTGAGCCTTTCTGAAGCTTTTAGCTCCGTTTTGGTCGGCGGCCAGCATAATCCCGGTGGCGACGGTTTTGAGACGCTCCGGATGGCGTCCGCCATCGCGCATGACCGCGTCGCTGACGCGTAGATATTTCTTGAAGGCCGCAACTGCGGCCTTGGCGGCCCGCCGTTCCTTTGGCGAAAGCTGTTTCCGGGACGAGACTGTCGGCGATGACTTCGGCGACGAATTCGGAGCCGTCGACTCCGCTGACGAAGCCCGTGAATCGTTGCCGTCGTCGGAAGGCCCGGACTCAGCGCTCGAATGCGCCGGAGCCGGCGGATCGGCCGGGGCGGTATCGCCGCTGCACGCTGTCGTACACAGCGCCAACGCCGTCACGGCCACTGCAGCAGCCGCTCGCATTGCCCCGGCCATGTGCCAGACGTTAGCGACAGCCGGTCGGCAAAAATACCGGATTTTGCCGATCTGTGGATAACTCGCGGCCGTTCCGGCCGATAGCTTCCGACAATTCGGACACCAGGCGCGATTCTGGGCACCGGTACGGTTGAGTCATGACAGTTCGTCCGATGCGCTTCGGCTTATTCCTGCCGCAAGGGTGGCGCATCGATCTTGCCGGAATCGATCCGGTCGATCACTGGCGAACGATCATGCGGGTGGCAGCGCACGCCGACGAAACGGAGGAGTGGACCTCCGCATGGGTGTTCGACCACTTCCACACGGTGCCGGTACCGACGACCGAAGCCACGCACGAGGCGTACAGCCTGTTGGCCGGCGTCGCAGCATCGACGCAGCGCATTCGGCTCGGCCAAATGTGCACGTGCGTGTCGTACCGCAATCCGGCGTATTTGGCGAAGACCGCCGCCACCATCGACGTCATTTCCGGAGGGCGGATGGAGATGGGCCTCGGAGCCGGCTGGTACGAAAACGAATGGCGGGCGTACGGTTACGGCTTTCCGCGCGCCGGCGAGCGTTTGGCCAGGCTCGACGAAGGCGCGCAAATCCTGCGCCAGATGTGGGTGACCGGAGAATCGACGTTTAGCGGCAAACACTTCCGTACTTCCGGGGCCAAGTGTGCGCCGCAGCCGCTGCAGCATGGCGGGATCCCCCTGTGGATTGCCGGCGGAGGCGAAAAACGGACATTGCAGATCGCTGCGATGCACGCCGACTACTCCAATTTCGACGGACCGCTGGACGTGTTCGTCCGCAAATCCGGCATCCTCGACGAACATTGCCGCGACCTCGGACGCGATCCGGCCGAGATCGGACGGTCGGCCAATTTCACGGTACTGATCGGCGAGGACGAAAAGGACGTGCAGGACAAGATCGACTGGCTCACGGCGCACGTGGTGAAGTTCCTCGGCCCGGAACATGCCGGCCAGGCCGAACGCTGGACCCGACATCGCACCGCTATCGGGACCCCCGAGCAGATCATCGAACGGCTCGGCGCCGTCCGCGACGCCGGCCTGGACTACGGAATCATGTTCTTTCCGGACATGGCCTACGATCTGTCCAGCATCGAACTGTTCGAACGCCAAGTGATACCGGCCCTGACATGAAACCGACTGCGTGAGCCCCACCGCGATAGGGCTCATCCTGATGGCGGCGGTCGCGCACGCCGTCTGGAACCTCGCGGCCAAACGCGCCGGTGCCGGCGGGACGACGTTCGTCTGGCTCGGCAGCGTGGTCTCGGCGATTCTTTATACTCCGCTCGGTCTCATAGTGCTGGCACACGCGCATGCGCCGCTGAGCACCTGGGTCACGATGGCCCTGGTCAGCGGAGTCATTCATACGGCGTATTTCGTGGTTCTTCAACGGGGATACGCAGTCGGCGACGTGTCGGTCGTGTACCCCCTGGCACGAGGAACCGGACCGATGCTGACGGTGATTTTCGCAATGATCCTGTTTGCGGAGAACCCCGGTGGTGTGGGCCTGACCGGCGCCGCGTGCGTGGTCGCCGGTGTCGTCGTCATCGGCTTGTCGGGCCGCAGCGGACCCGGATCGCGCGGCACGCTGCCGAGCGTGCTGTACGGCGTCGGGACCGGGGTCATCATCGCGACCTTCACCTTGTGGGACGCTCACGCCGTCACCACGTTGGCAGTGGCACCGCTCGCCTTGTGCTGGGGATCGTCGGTCACCGAAGCCGTCCTGCTGGCCCCGGTCACCACCAGGAACATGCCGAACGTGCGCCGCGTGCTTGCCGCCAACAAACTGAACGTGCTCGCCCTCGGGGTACTTTCGCCGCTTGCCTACATCCTCGTGCTCACTGCAATGCGGCTCGCTCCGGTAGCCCTGGTAGCCCCGGGCCGGGAACTCAGCGTCGTGTTCGTCACGCTTGCCGGCTGGCTCTATTTCAAAGAACCCGATCCGGCCCGCAGACTGACGGGTGCGGCAGTCGTCCTGGCCGGCGTCGCACTTCTGGCCCTGGCCTGAACACCACGCCGAGCGGCGTGAGGGGGAGGGCTACTTTTCCGGTTCGACGGTGATGGAGCGTTTGAGGATCTTGCCGGTCGGGCCCTTGGGCAGCTCTCCGATGAATTCGACCTCGCGCGGATACTTGTAGGCGGCAAGGCGTTCCTTGGCGAATTCGATGAGTTCGGCGGCCAATTTTTGCCGGCCGTCTTCGTCGCCGGCGCCCTCGGCATCCTCCCGCAATGACACGACAGCCACTATTTCCTCGCCGTGCAGGCTGTCGGGCCGGCCCACGACCGCCGCTTCGTTGACTGCCGGATGCGAATACAGCACTTCTTCGACCTCGCGCGGATACACGTTGTACCCGCCGCGCACGATCATGTCCTTCTTCCGATCGACGATGAAGAAGAAACCGTCTTCATCGACCCGGGCGA
It encodes the following:
- the purE gene encoding 5-(carboxyamino)imidazole ribonucleotide mutase, which produces MASKNPVVGIVMGSDSDWPVMEAAAEILTELDVSWEAKVVSAHRMPSEMLEYGHRASAHGLQVIIAGAGGAAHLPGMLAATTPLPVIGVPVALKNLDGLDSLLSIVQMPAGVPVATVSIDGARNAGLLAARILGSAQDDDSLSMRRKLVHYQSEMNQLAKSKGEQLRRTIAER
- a CDS encoding CoA-binding protein; this translates as MTYENDETVIRTLLTTPGTWAVVGLSNNEDRAAFRVSKLLQQLGHTIVPIHPSAETVHGAPGYATLDDAPGSIDVVDVFVNSSHAGAVVDAAIARGAKAVWMQLDVVDEAAADRAREAGLDVVMDTCPSIERRRLGFF
- a CDS encoding PKD domain-containing protein, with translation MNALVSPSDGNPGSLPSYLCLPPEGSNGTPSVVRTATPPPTMPVVSESDFRKFDLPAPRAKVQPDGWTVTGYPTNMYTNARTTTVNLTILGFPVRVRARPVSFSWDFGDGHTLTTTNTGAKISPGDSPSISHVYTRSGKVRVVLTTHYTGQYSVAGGAWLPIAGQAAVTGAATPLDVYRYHRYRVGHTCQEDPNGPDCRR
- a CDS encoding LLM class F420-dependent oxidoreductase, which codes for MTVRPMRFGLFLPQGWRIDLAGIDPVDHWRTIMRVAAHADETEEWTSAWVFDHFHTVPVPTTEATHEAYSLLAGVAASTQRIRLGQMCTCVSYRNPAYLAKTAATIDVISGGRMEMGLGAGWYENEWRAYGYGFPRAGERLARLDEGAQILRQMWVTGESTFSGKHFRTSGAKCAPQPLQHGGIPLWIAGGGEKRTLQIAAMHADYSNFDGPLDVFVRKSGILDEHCRDLGRDPAEIGRSANFTVLIGEDEKDVQDKIDWLTAHVVKFLGPEHAGQAERWTRHRTAIGTPEQIIERLGAVRDAGLDYGIMFFPDMAYDLSSIELFERQVIPALT
- a CDS encoding EamA family transporter, which produces MSPTAIGLILMAAVAHAVWNLAAKRAGAGGTTFVWLGSVVSAILYTPLGLIVLAHAHAPLSTWVTMALVSGVIHTAYFVVLQRGYAVGDVSVVYPLARGTGPMLTVIFAMILFAENPGGVGLTGAACVVAGVVVIGLSGRSGPGSRGTLPSVLYGVGTGVIIATFTLWDAHAVTTLAVAPLALCWGSSVTEAVLLAPVTTRNMPNVRRVLAANKLNVLALGVLSPLAYILVLTAMRLAPVALVAPGRELSVVFVTLAGWLYFKEPDPARRLTGAAVVLAGVALLALA